The Periplaneta americana isolate PAMFEO1 chromosome 2, P.americana_PAMFEO1_priV1, whole genome shotgun sequence genome has a window encoding:
- the LOC138712567 gene encoding INO80 complex subunit D-like isoform X1: protein MMLQNETEMYNLGLAGNARYCNGHVQVAPGMAAKKECKSKKGKMVPNKDDLPSPTSPSMDGRLKFSDRLKALLNSGTSSTGSVTTAGVASVKEESVDQPDDPYAFSEPEPQVLRLYQNPNPNHTYSRRCVALSSKTRQASASPKSGTVSGIKVVSSPTASGNDGNTGKLYPALSASLGQLFPSNSPSLDASTSPQLQQPKNIVVSGENKVSDDESSKTMNRLQAKIARNKVIGKHRKVRTSSQSPDLSPKATPLAATTKTSSSSRSLWPPQRERSLLEEQLLGLKPEVLVKKEAPSPTSLASRHGITYRPQMVNHSSQAVMASIPSKRRRSKVISRRNEVPRHEALQRIHLVQQTLRDYRQDLYPLGVEVSDSEESDGEESAVYQRHWFSAWLETDLACVDGQREREGRLGQMRAELRRRLNQTWRGMPLPSLGPPGKSPYSNALVEALLDSARRQPSQSALFLRSSQQGRGCHSQMRHNRSKVTMLVKRVCSYRKGEADACSSVALPCTQHCVRHIMYNVDQLLFEHCTAKFSDNTQCCVPVFDICHELPLCLEHARKRDNYDRMCAETKPKKVRKKAKPSAMTRPSKRGKKKRRVQRPPEPPPSGTTAAPLDVLADQEEPCEMSVGPSSPAESVEPYPKEEVAERLITDQDMQQDSVKDEHQSMDHHQQQQVEVEVEEEVLAMAEELPLDTAELANHASRLLEEHDLTNVLNQIPADAFNDLFTEDKNGEYEPTREETEELERALEAVDKDVKSLEKLSQTQGLLVDTLMDEHALVQTLAQLPADVPSVVPTVPGIVPVFATYHHHNGYVVNMPHAAAGMAPITHPMLEAQGISIQTQTDMPS, encoded by the exons ATGATGTTGCAAAATGAAACAGAAATGTACAATTTGGGCTTGGCAGGAAATGCAAG GTATTGCAACGGCCACGTGCAAGTGGCTCCTGGTATGGCAGCAAAGAAAGAGTGCAAAAGCAAGAAAGGAAAAATGGTGCCGAACAAGGATGACCTCCCATCCCCCACATCACCATCGATGGATGGTCGTCTCAAATTTTCTGATAGACTGAAGGCTCTTCTGAACTCTGGAACCTCCAGTACTGGCTCAGTGACTACTGCAGGGGTAGCGTCTGTGAAGGAAGAGTCCGTGGATCAGCCTGACGATCCGTATGCATTCAGTGAACCGGAACCCCAAGTCCTGCGACTGTATCAAAACCCGAACCCGAATCACACGTACTCACGTCGCTGTGTCGCGTTGTCTTCGAAGACGAGACAAGCTTCTGCCTCGCCGAAATCTGGCACTGTCAGTGGAATCAAAGTCGTGTCGTCACCCACTGCTAGCGGCAACGATGGGAATACTGGAAAATTGTATCCGGCCCTGTCGGCATCCCTCGGTCAGTTATTCCCTTCGAATTCGCCAAGTCTTGATGCTTCTACAAGTCCCCAGTTGCAGCAGCCAAAGAACATTGTTGTGAGTGGTGAGAATAAAGTGTCGGACGATGAGAGTTCCAAGACCATGAACAGGTTACAAGCAAAGATAGCGAGGAACAAAGTTATAGGGAAGCATAGGAAAGTGAGGACATCCAGTCAGAGTCCGGATCTATCGCCCAAAGCAACCCCTCTGGCTGCTACCACCAAGACTAGTTCTAGTTCTAGAAGCCTGTGGCCTCCTCAACGCGAAAGGAgtttattagaagaacaattgttaGGACTCAAACCCGAAGTGTTAGTGAAGAAGGAAGCGCCAAGTCCAACCTCGTTAGCATCTCGACACGGGATCACATATCGACCTCAGATGGTGAACCACTCGTCTCAAGCGGTGATGGCCAGCATTCCCAGCAAGAGGAGGCGCAGCAAAGTCATTTCCAGGAGAAACGAAGTGCCGAGGCACGAGGCGCTGCAAAGAATACATCTGGTGCAGCAGACGCTGAGGGACTACAGACAAGACCTGTATCCGTTAG GTGTGGAAGTGTCAGACAGCGAGGAGAGTGATGGTGAGGAGTCTGCGGTGTATCAGAGGCATTGGTTCTCGGCGTGGCTGGAGACGGATCTGGCTTGTGTGGACGGCCAGCGCGAGCGTGAAGGTCGTCTAGGGCAGATGAGGGCAGAACTGAGAAGAAGACTAAACCAGACGTGGAGAGGAATGCCTCTGCCATCGCTGGGCCCTCCGGGGAAAAGTCCTTACTCAAATGCGTTGGTAGAAGCTCTCTTGGACTCGGCACGAAGGCAACCTAGTCAATCAGCCCTCTTCCTGCGGTCGTCTCAGCAAGGCAGAGGCTGCCATAGTCAGATGAGGCACAACAG GTCGAAGGTAACAATGTTGGTGAAGCGGGTGTGCAGCTACAGGAAAGGGGAGGCGGACGCCTGTTCCAGCGTGGCGCTGCCCTGCACACAGCACTGTGTGCGGCACATCATGTACAACGTGGACCAGTTGCTGTTCGAGCACTGCACGGCCAAGTTCTCGGACAACACGCAGTGCTGCGTGCCCGTGTTCGACATCTGCCACGAGTTGCCTCTATGTTTGGAGCATGCTAGGAAACGG GACAATTATGATAGGAtgtgtgcagaaacaaaaccaaAGAAGGTGCGTAAGAAAGCAAAACCATCAGCCATGACTCGGCCCAGCAAGCGAGGGAAGAAGAAGCGCAGAGTGCAGCGGCCACCTGAGCCACCCCCTTCAGGAACCACCGCAGCTCCGCTGGATGTGTTGGCAGACCAGGAAGAACCATGTG AGATGAGTGTTGGACCATCGTCCCCTGCAGAGAGTGTGGAGCCCTACCCCAAGGAGGAAGTTGCAGAGAGATTAATAACAGATCAAGATATGCAGCAAGACTCTGTCAAAGATGAACACCAAA GTATGGATCACCATCAGCAACAGCAGGTGGAGGTGGAAGTGGAGGAAGAAGTACTGGCGATGGCTGAGGAGCTCCCACTGGACACGGCAGAACTGGCAAACCATGCATCAAGGCTCCTGGAAGAACACGACCTCACCAACGTCCTCAACCAGATTCCTGCTGACGCATTCAACGACCTCTTCACAG AGGACAAGAACGGAGAGTACGAACCCACTCGTGAGGAGACTGAGGAGCTGGAGCGGGCCCTGGAGGCTGTCGACAAGGACGTGAAGTCCTTGGAGAAGTTGTCGCAGACTCAAGGGCTGCTCGTCGACACCCTGATGGACGAGCACGCTCTGGTGCAGACGCTGGCACAACTCCCCGCCGACGTGCCCAGCGTGGTGCCGACTGTACCAGGTATTGTACCAGTGTTTGCCACGTACCACCACCACAACGGCTATGTGGTGAACATGCCGCATGCTGCTGCCGGCATGGCTCCTATCACCCATCCCATGCTCGAGGCCCAAGGCATTTCCATTCAGACCCAAACTGACATGCCTTCATAG
- the LOC138712567 gene encoding INO80 complex subunit D-like isoform X2: MMLQNETEMYNLGLAGNARYCNGHVQVAPGMAAKKECKSKKGKMVPNKDDLPSPTSPSMDGRLKFSDRLKALLNSGTSSTGSVTTAGVASVKEESVDQPDDPYAFSEPEPQVLRLYQNPNPNHTYSRRCVALSSKTRQASASPKSGTVSGIKVVSSPTASGNDGNTGKLYPALSASLGQLFPSNSPSLDASTSPQLQQPKNIVVSGENKVSDDESSKTMNRLQAKIARNKVIGKHRKVRTSSQSPDLSPKATPLAATTKTSSSSRSLWPPQRERSLLEEQLLGLKPEVLVKKEAPSPTSLASRHGITYRPQMVNHSSQAVMASIPSKRRRSKVISRRNEVPRHEALQRIHLVQQTLRDYRQDLYPLGVEVSDSEESDGEESAVYQRHWFSAWLETDLACVDGQREREGRLGQMRAELRRRLNQTWRGMPLPSLGPPGKSPYSNALVEALLDSARRQPSQSALFLRSSQQGRGCHSQMRHNRSKVTMLVKRVCSYRKGEADACSSVALPCTQHCVRHIMYNVDQLLFEHCTAKFSDNTQCCVPVFDICHELPLCLEHARKRDNYDRMCAETKPKKVRKKAKPSAMTRPSKRGKKKRRVQRPPEPPPSGTTAAPLDVLADQEEPCEMSVGPSSPAESVEPYPKEEVAERLITDQDMQQDSVKDEHQSMDHHQQQQVEVEVEEEVLAMAEELPLDTAELANHASRLLEEHDLTNVLNQIPADAFNDLFTEDKNGEYEPTREETEELERALEAVDKDVKSLEKLSQTQGLLVDTLMDEHALVQTLAQLPADVPSVVPTVPVHFSQFLHPS; the protein is encoded by the exons ATGATGTTGCAAAATGAAACAGAAATGTACAATTTGGGCTTGGCAGGAAATGCAAG GTATTGCAACGGCCACGTGCAAGTGGCTCCTGGTATGGCAGCAAAGAAAGAGTGCAAAAGCAAGAAAGGAAAAATGGTGCCGAACAAGGATGACCTCCCATCCCCCACATCACCATCGATGGATGGTCGTCTCAAATTTTCTGATAGACTGAAGGCTCTTCTGAACTCTGGAACCTCCAGTACTGGCTCAGTGACTACTGCAGGGGTAGCGTCTGTGAAGGAAGAGTCCGTGGATCAGCCTGACGATCCGTATGCATTCAGTGAACCGGAACCCCAAGTCCTGCGACTGTATCAAAACCCGAACCCGAATCACACGTACTCACGTCGCTGTGTCGCGTTGTCTTCGAAGACGAGACAAGCTTCTGCCTCGCCGAAATCTGGCACTGTCAGTGGAATCAAAGTCGTGTCGTCACCCACTGCTAGCGGCAACGATGGGAATACTGGAAAATTGTATCCGGCCCTGTCGGCATCCCTCGGTCAGTTATTCCCTTCGAATTCGCCAAGTCTTGATGCTTCTACAAGTCCCCAGTTGCAGCAGCCAAAGAACATTGTTGTGAGTGGTGAGAATAAAGTGTCGGACGATGAGAGTTCCAAGACCATGAACAGGTTACAAGCAAAGATAGCGAGGAACAAAGTTATAGGGAAGCATAGGAAAGTGAGGACATCCAGTCAGAGTCCGGATCTATCGCCCAAAGCAACCCCTCTGGCTGCTACCACCAAGACTAGTTCTAGTTCTAGAAGCCTGTGGCCTCCTCAACGCGAAAGGAgtttattagaagaacaattgttaGGACTCAAACCCGAAGTGTTAGTGAAGAAGGAAGCGCCAAGTCCAACCTCGTTAGCATCTCGACACGGGATCACATATCGACCTCAGATGGTGAACCACTCGTCTCAAGCGGTGATGGCCAGCATTCCCAGCAAGAGGAGGCGCAGCAAAGTCATTTCCAGGAGAAACGAAGTGCCGAGGCACGAGGCGCTGCAAAGAATACATCTGGTGCAGCAGACGCTGAGGGACTACAGACAAGACCTGTATCCGTTAG GTGTGGAAGTGTCAGACAGCGAGGAGAGTGATGGTGAGGAGTCTGCGGTGTATCAGAGGCATTGGTTCTCGGCGTGGCTGGAGACGGATCTGGCTTGTGTGGACGGCCAGCGCGAGCGTGAAGGTCGTCTAGGGCAGATGAGGGCAGAACTGAGAAGAAGACTAAACCAGACGTGGAGAGGAATGCCTCTGCCATCGCTGGGCCCTCCGGGGAAAAGTCCTTACTCAAATGCGTTGGTAGAAGCTCTCTTGGACTCGGCACGAAGGCAACCTAGTCAATCAGCCCTCTTCCTGCGGTCGTCTCAGCAAGGCAGAGGCTGCCATAGTCAGATGAGGCACAACAG GTCGAAGGTAACAATGTTGGTGAAGCGGGTGTGCAGCTACAGGAAAGGGGAGGCGGACGCCTGTTCCAGCGTGGCGCTGCCCTGCACACAGCACTGTGTGCGGCACATCATGTACAACGTGGACCAGTTGCTGTTCGAGCACTGCACGGCCAAGTTCTCGGACAACACGCAGTGCTGCGTGCCCGTGTTCGACATCTGCCACGAGTTGCCTCTATGTTTGGAGCATGCTAGGAAACGG GACAATTATGATAGGAtgtgtgcagaaacaaaaccaaAGAAGGTGCGTAAGAAAGCAAAACCATCAGCCATGACTCGGCCCAGCAAGCGAGGGAAGAAGAAGCGCAGAGTGCAGCGGCCACCTGAGCCACCCCCTTCAGGAACCACCGCAGCTCCGCTGGATGTGTTGGCAGACCAGGAAGAACCATGTG AGATGAGTGTTGGACCATCGTCCCCTGCAGAGAGTGTGGAGCCCTACCCCAAGGAGGAAGTTGCAGAGAGATTAATAACAGATCAAGATATGCAGCAAGACTCTGTCAAAGATGAACACCAAA GTATGGATCACCATCAGCAACAGCAGGTGGAGGTGGAAGTGGAGGAAGAAGTACTGGCGATGGCTGAGGAGCTCCCACTGGACACGGCAGAACTGGCAAACCATGCATCAAGGCTCCTGGAAGAACACGACCTCACCAACGTCCTCAACCAGATTCCTGCTGACGCATTCAACGACCTCTTCACAG AGGACAAGAACGGAGAGTACGAACCCACTCGTGAGGAGACTGAGGAGCTGGAGCGGGCCCTGGAGGCTGTCGACAAGGACGTGAAGTCCTTGGAGAAGTTGTCGCAGACTCAAGGGCTGCTCGTCGACACCCTGATGGACGAGCACGCTCTGGTGCAGACGCTGGCACAACTCCCCGCCGACGTGCCCAGCGTGGTGCCGACTGTACCAG